A genomic stretch from Apodemus sylvaticus chromosome 12, mApoSyl1.1, whole genome shotgun sequence includes:
- the Slc30a1 gene encoding proton-coupled zinc antiporter SLC30A1: protein MGCWGRNRGRLLCMLLLTFMFMVLEVVVSRVTASLAMLSDSFHMLSDVLALVVALVAERFARRTHATQKNTFGWIRAEVMGALVNAIFLTGLCFAILLEAVERFIEPHEMQQPLVVLSVGVAGLLVNVLGLCLFHHHSGEGQGAGHGHSHGHGHLAKGARKAGRAGAEAGAPPGRAPDQEETNTLVANTSNSNGLKADQAEPEKLRSDDPVDVQVNGNLIQESDSLESEDNRAGQLNMRGVFLHVLGDALGSVIVVVNALVFYFSWKGCTEDDFCMNPCFPDPCKSSVEIINSTQAPEREAGPCWVLYLDPTLCIIMVCILLYTTYPLLKESALILLQTVPKQIDIKHLVKELRDVEGVEEVHELHVWQLAGSRIIATAHIKCEDPASYMQVAKTIKDVFHNHGIHATTIQPEFASVGSKSSVVPCELACRTQCALKQCCGTRPQVHSGKDAEKAPTVSISCLELSENLEKKARRTKAEGSLPAVVIEIKNVPNKEPESSL, encoded by the exons ATGGGCTGCTGGGGCCGCAACCGCGGCCGGCTGCTGTGCATGCTGCTGCTGACCTTCATGTTTATGGTGCTGGAGGTGGTGGTGAGCCGGGTGACCGCGTCGCTCGCCATGCTCTCGGACTCCTTCCACATGCTGTCGGACGTGCTGGCGCTGGTGGTGGCGCTGGTGGCCGAGCGCTTCGCCCGGAGGACTCACGCCACGCAGAAGAACACGTTCGGCTGGATCCGCGCTGAGGTGATGGGCGCGCTGGTGAACGCCATCTTCCTCACGGGGCTGTGCTTCGCCATCCTGCTGGAAGCCGTCGAGCGCTTCATCGAGCCGCACGAGATGCAGCAGCCGCTCGTGGTGCTGAGCGTCGGCGTGGCGGGGCTGCTGGTCAACGTGCTAGGGCTCTGCCTGTTCCACCATCACAGCGGCGAGGGCCAGGGCGCTGGCCACGGCCACTCGCACGGCCACGGCCACCTCGCCAAGGGCGCGCGCAAGGCGGGCCGCGCGGGGGCCGAGGCGGGCGCGCCGCCGGGCCGGGCGCCGGACCAGGAGGAGACCAACACGCTGGTGGCCAACACCAGCAATTCCAACGGGCTGAAGGCGGACCAGGCAG AGCCAGAAAAACTGAGAAGCGATGATCCAGTGGATGTGCAAGTGAATGGGAATCTTATCCAGGAATCTGACAGtctggagtcagaggacaacaggGCCGGACAGCTGAACATGCGAGGAGTGTTTCTGCATGTCCTTGGAGACGCCTTGGGCTCCGTGATTGTGGTAGTGAATGCATTGGTCTTTTACTTTTCCTGGAAGGGTTGTACTGAAGACGACTTTTGTATGAACCCGTGTTTTCCTGATCCCTGCAAATCGTCTGTAGAGATAATTAACAGCACCCAGGCCCCTGAGCGCGAGGCTGGTCCCTGCTGGGTGCTCTACCTAGATCCGACCCTCTGTATCATAATGGTTTGTATACTTCTTTACACGACTTACCCATTGCTGAAGGAATCCGCTCTCATTCTTCTACAAACTGTTCCTAAGCAAATTGATATCAAACATTTGGTAAAAGAGCTACGAGATGTTGAAGGAGTTGAGGAAGTCCATGAGTTACATGTCTGGCAGCTCGCCGGAAGCAGGATCATCGCCACTGCGCACATAAAATGTGAAGACCCAGCTTCGTACATGCAGGTGGCCAAAACCATTAAAGATGTTTTTCACAATCATGGAATCCATGCTACTACCATCCAGCCTGAATTCGCTAGCGTAGGCTCTAAATCAAGTGTAGTCCCATGTGAACTTGCCTGCAGAACTCAGTGCGCTCTGAAGCAGTGCTGCGGGACACGGCCACAAGTCCATTCCGGAAAGGATGCAGAGAAGGCGCCAACAGTTAGCATTTCTTGTTTAGAACTCAGCGAAAATCTAGAGAAGAAAGCCAGGAGGACTAAAGCTGAAGGCAGCCTCCCTGCTGTGGTGATAGAGATTAAAAACGTGCCAAACAAAGAGCCCGAATCATCTTTGTGA